In Sulfuricurvum sp., the sequence TTGGATTGGCACTGACGAATTCGAGAAGGATAGAGCCTTTTTTATCACTGCTGCCGAATTGCTCACCGTGGCTCAATGCCCAAGAAGCATACTCATCCAAAAATGATTCGGAAAGACGGAAATTGATATACCCTTTGACCGATTCGACGGCAGAGAACATTTCACTCTCATTGAACGATGTTGCAATCTCTTCGGCAATTGCCATTGGAGACTTACGGAGTTCTTTAGCTAATGAAAAAGCGATGGGAGTAGCAAAGTGTCCGAAAGAACGATCTTTCGGCTTTTCGAGGATAACATCACAATTAAATTTATCGCGCAACAGCGCATTGACTCGCTGTTTCAATGGTTACGCTTGTTTTACGTGATCGTGAGGGGTTTCTACGATAGTTGCCGTAGAAGAAGACTCTACCTGTTTTGGTGCATCGACCGTTTCAGTAGTTTTTGCCTGTGTCGGCGGCGGTGCTTCATCGTCTTTCATCTCTTTTTTAAAACTGCGGATCCCTTGACCCAAACCTTTTGCGAGATCAGGAATTTTTTTCGCACCGAAAAGTAATACGACTATCCCGAAAATTAATAATAATTCAGATCCACTTGGCATTGCCATTGAGGTAGTTCCTTTACTGGAAGATTAAGCAAACATTATAACGCCGCTTTGCTGTAACCGTCCTTATGAGATTTGTGTGGATTTCTACGCGTTAGCTTCCCACAATTGAACGAATTCATTGATCTGCAGAGTCGGGATTTTCATCCGTGCCGCTTTGGCAATCGAAATCAGAACATCCGCAGCTTCATCCAGATTATCATTCACAACTAAAAAATCGTATTCGCTGATACGCTGAACTTCCCGTTTTGCCATCTCAATACGCTTGTTTATCACCTCTTCGCTGTCGGTTGAACGGCTATGTAAACGGCGCTTTAGCTCTTCGAGGGTTGGGGTTGTAATAAATACCGATGTCGTGATATCGCTCAGACGGTTTTGAACCGCATCGTGTCCTTGGACATCAATATCAAAAATCACCAGTTTTCCCTCTTTAAGAGCATTTTTTACCGCCCCTAACGAGGTCCCGTAATAATTCCCGTGAACAACTGCATATTCTAGGAACATCTCTTCTTCAATCTCTCGCTTAAATTCCTCAACACTGACAAAGTGATAGTGCACACCGTCTATCTCACCCTCTCGCATAGGACGAGTCGTTGTCGATATTGAAAAATAGGTAGGGCCGATATGGTCGATGATTTTTGCTACCAACGAACTTTTACCTGCACCGCTTGGACCGGATAATACCAATATAGCTCCGCTTTGCTGATTCACTTTTCATTCCCGAAATTGATGTTGATACTGATATTAAGCCCTTTAAGCGACTTTGCGACCTCTTCATTGGAAAGGGCTTTTAAAAGTGCCTGTAATGCTTCGACCCCTTCGGCATGGGTCACTTCACCGCTATCCATCACTTCATCGGATACCGCTTCTAAAGCCTCAGCAGTTGTTTCTTCTTCGGAACT encodes:
- a CDS encoding twin-arginine translocase TatA/TatE family subunit; amino-acid sequence: MAMPSGSELLLIFGIVVLLFGAKKIPDLAKGLGQGIRSFKKEMKDDEAPPPTQAKTTETVDAPKQVESSSTATIVETPHDHVKQA
- the gmk gene encoding guanylate kinase, which translates into the protein MNQQSGAILVLSGPSGAGKSSLVAKIIDHIGPTYFSISTTTRPMREGEIDGVHYHFVSVEEFKREIEEEMFLEYAVVHGNYYGTSLGAVKNALKEGKLVIFDIDVQGHDAVQNRLSDITTSVFITTPTLEELKRRLHSRSTDSEEVINKRIEMAKREVQRISEYDFLVVNDNLDEAADVLISIAKAARMKIPTLQINEFVQLWEANA